The proteins below are encoded in one region of Halocatena salina:
- a CDS encoding DNA-3-methyladenine glycosylase family protein: protein MEPLRTDPVLAEVIDTYGPLSLEPTDDPFVQLVVSIIEQQLSTASANAIRERVFARFEIAPEVLIDVDATELNDLGVSHRKIEYIQDAAQAFMENDFTRDSFEEMTDQEVIEKLTTIHGVGVWTAKMFLMFSLGREDVFPLEDLGIRNGMIKLYGECTRKEMIEVAEQWRPYRSIAALYIWQYYEDTPIKD from the coding sequence ATGGAACCGTTACGGACCGACCCAGTCCTTGCGGAGGTCATCGATACGTACGGACCGCTCTCGCTCGAACCCACAGACGATCCCTTCGTGCAGTTGGTCGTTTCGATCATCGAACAACAGCTTTCGACCGCTTCGGCGAACGCGATCCGTGAGCGTGTATTCGCTCGCTTTGAGATCGCTCCTGAAGTGCTGATAGATGTTGATGCGACTGAGCTCAACGATCTAGGCGTATCACACAGGAAAATCGAATATATCCAGGACGCTGCCCAAGCGTTTATGGAAAACGATTTTACCCGTGATTCGTTCGAAGAGATGACTGATCAGGAGGTGATCGAGAAATTGACGACGATCCACGGAGTAGGTGTCTGGACGGCGAAAATGTTTTTGATGTTTTCACTCGGTCGTGAGGACGTTTTCCCCTTAGAGGATCTCGGTATCAGAAACGGGATGATCAAGTTGTATGGGGAATGTACCCGGAAAGAGATGATCGAAGTGGCCGAACAGTGGCGACCGTATCGCAGTATCGCAGCGTTATATATCTGGCAATATTATGAAGATACACCAATAAAAGATTGA
- a CDS encoding DUF5805 domain-containing protein → MVEDDDRVSIKVHMPRWQKKRWVANADQLDMTQSEFVRSMVQAGRRGFGGESSEPPETGSNGATPRGNDLETRVLDVLRNSDLDYLGWEELLAGVTDDIEEQLEATLDSLQETNQIKYSGRNGGYTIQNESTN, encoded by the coding sequence ATGGTTGAAGACGACGACAGGGTGTCGATAAAAGTACATATGCCTCGGTGGCAGAAAAAGCGCTGGGTTGCCAACGCCGACCAACTCGACATGACCCAAAGCGAGTTCGTCCGGTCGATGGTACAGGCCGGTCGTCGAGGGTTCGGTGGGGAATCTTCGGAGCCGCCAGAGACCGGTTCCAACGGTGCTACCCCTAGGGGTAACGACCTCGAAACACGTGTCCTCGATGTGCTCCGGAATTCCGACCTCGACTATCTCGGTTGGGAAGAACTTCTCGCCGGTGTCACTGACGACATCGAAGAACAGCTCGAAGCAACGCTCGATTCACTCCAAGAAACCAACCAGATCAAATACAGCGGCCGAAACGGCGGCTACACGATACAGAATGAAAGCACGAACTGA
- a CDS encoding tyrosine-type recombinase/integrase, with product MKARTDSDGSDPITYFIDDLTYHGKSERTLKAYERVLRRFERFVADRDATPATATQRDCMAFVHSLRDSLATSTVASYASYVHRFYAYMTQTGELDTNPMTLVMAEMDESINTDPTRREISIEEMRTFLDEITHPLERTVTLLLLKTGLRVGECCNLDLRDLNLDAPAVRAEYDYTHRPQLDGRADTLFVSNDIAAGQTVNGEERTASNKRKRVTMIPIDAELKETLIRWLAIRPGTPSSAKPLFADTGRSWGHRLKPSQVRTFVRRHAERRGWYRVGGGASENVTPHYFRHFFTTYLRDRTGDRGIVKYLRGDVAQDIIDTYTHDWGNRVRAVYESNIYSLR from the coding sequence ATGAAAGCACGAACTGACTCGGACGGATCCGATCCGATCACATACTTCATCGACGACCTCACTTACCACGGAAAATCCGAACGCACGCTCAAGGCGTACGAGCGGGTACTTCGTCGTTTCGAGCGGTTCGTGGCCGATCGAGACGCTACCCCGGCGACGGCTACCCAACGCGACTGCATGGCGTTCGTCCATTCGCTTCGAGACTCACTCGCTACGAGTACCGTGGCGTCGTATGCGTCCTACGTTCACCGATTTTACGCCTACATGACGCAAACGGGGGAACTCGATACGAACCCGATGACTCTCGTGATGGCCGAAATGGACGAATCAATCAACACGGATCCGACCCGGCGTGAGATCTCTATCGAAGAGATGCGCACATTCCTTGATGAGATCACCCATCCGCTGGAACGGACCGTCACGCTGTTGCTTTTGAAAACAGGACTGCGCGTCGGGGAGTGTTGCAATCTCGACCTCCGGGATCTCAATCTCGATGCACCGGCCGTCCGTGCGGAGTACGACTACACCCATCGACCACAACTGGACGGACGGGCCGACACACTGTTCGTTTCGAACGACATCGCGGCCGGACAGACGGTCAACGGCGAAGAGCGAACCGCTTCGAACAAACGAAAGCGAGTGACGATGATTCCCATCGACGCGGAGCTAAAAGAGACGCTCATCAGATGGCTTGCGATCCGTCCCGGAACGCCCTCATCTGCAAAGCCGTTGTTTGCGGACACGGGACGGAGCTGGGGACATCGTCTCAAACCGTCCCAAGTGCGGACGTTCGTCCGAAGGCACGCCGAACGGAGAGGATGGTACCGTGTCGGTGGCGGTGCCTCGGAGAACGTCACCCCGCATTATTTTCGTCACTTCTTCACGACCTATCTGCGTGACCGGACTGGTGACCGTGGGATCGTGAAATATCTTCGGGGAGACGTCGCACAGGACATCATTGATACCTACACCCACGACTGGGGGAACCGTGTTCGGGCGGTGTACGAATCAAACATCTACTCGCTCCGCTAA
- a CDS encoding NADP-dependent oxidoreductase, translating to MHETNRRYVLAKRPEGVPDKETFELEETEIPDLETGQVLVQTVYLSVDPYMRDRMRAGESYAEPWDVGDPMQAAVVGRVVDSENGQWNEGDYVTGELDWAEYTVTGGSALHPVDPDLAPLSTYLGVLGMPGRTAYFGLLEEGKPTPGDTVVVSGAAGAVGSTVVQIASIAGCRVVGFAGSDTKIEYLEEIGADAAINYKQTDDYRAALDDAAPEGVDVYFDNVGGPISDAVFTKLNTDARIAVCGQIAHYNEEGVVTGPRKLPQILPTRATISGFIVSDYAPRFEQATQRLGNWVAAGDITYRETITEGLENAPDAFLGLFEGENIGKQLVQVTDE from the coding sequence ATGCACGAAACGAATCGGCGGTACGTGCTCGCAAAGCGTCCCGAGGGCGTTCCGGATAAAGAAACGTTTGAACTCGAAGAGACCGAAATCCCCGACCTTGAAACGGGTCAAGTACTCGTTCAGACCGTGTACCTGTCCGTCGATCCGTACATGCGCGATCGAATGCGGGCGGGCGAGTCGTACGCAGAGCCGTGGGACGTCGGCGACCCGATGCAGGCAGCCGTCGTCGGTCGCGTCGTCGACTCCGAGAACGGTCAGTGGAACGAAGGCGACTACGTTACCGGTGAACTTGACTGGGCAGAGTACACAGTGACCGGCGGTAGCGCCCTCCATCCAGTCGATCCCGATCTGGCACCCCTCTCGACGTATCTCGGTGTGCTCGGCATGCCCGGCCGAACGGCGTACTTCGGACTACTCGAAGAAGGCAAGCCAACCCCCGGTGACACCGTCGTCGTTTCGGGCGCGGCCGGAGCGGTCGGTTCCACCGTTGTTCAGATCGCGTCGATCGCGGGGTGTCGCGTCGTCGGTTTCGCCGGTAGCGATACCAAAATCGAGTATCTCGAAGAGATCGGGGCCGACGCCGCGATCAACTACAAGCAAACCGACGACTATCGTGCTGCGCTTGATGACGCTGCGCCGGAGGGGGTAGACGTGTACTTCGATAACGTTGGCGGACCGATCAGTGACGCCGTGTTCACCAAACTCAACACCGATGCCCGCATCGCGGTGTGTGGGCAGATCGCACACTACAACGAGGAAGGAGTAGTAACCGGGCCGCGAAAGCTCCCCCAGATTCTTCCGACTCGCGCGACGATCAGTGGCTTCATCGTTAGTGATTATGCTCCTCGATTCGAGCAAGCGACCCAACGTCTCGGGAATTGGGTCGCAGCCGGTGATATCACCTACCGCGAGACCATCACGGAGGGACTCGAAAACGCACCCGATGCGTTCCTCGGACTGTTCGAGGGAGAGAACATCGGAAAACAGCTCGTGCAGGTCACAGACGAGTAG
- a CDS encoding thiamine pyrophosphate-dependent enzyme — MSTHDDPDRVRRTMTDTEPFSVLDRDGHLRVETETLGLSKSDRLALYEHIKLARHFDQRMLSLQRRGQIGTYAPMTGQEGSQVATSYALDAGDWLFPTYREHAAKYVHGIDLASVIRSLLGYEYAVPEDVNVMPEYIPIATQIPHAVGVAWGCTLQNNHDTAVLCHLGDGATSEGDFHEGLNFAGVFDVPVVFVCNNNQWAISVPRERQTASETLAVKARAYGFDGVRVDGLDPLAVYMVTQNALEKAKNPRTDERRPTLIESVQYRYGAHTTADDPSVYREETAVEKWKERDPLDRLETHLYRTGILDMDRQATIDDRIESQVQTAIDTARSVSVDPGRMIDHTYESLPDRLRKQREELSAFVDHDTSITDGA, encoded by the coding sequence ATGAGTACACACGACGATCCCGACCGGGTCCGAAGGACCATGACGGATACGGAGCCGTTTTCCGTGCTTGACCGCGATGGTCATCTCCGGGTGGAGACGGAGACGCTCGGACTGTCCAAAAGCGATCGACTCGCGTTGTACGAGCACATCAAGCTCGCTCGACACTTCGATCAGCGAATGCTCAGTCTTCAGCGTCGGGGACAGATCGGAACGTACGCACCGATGACGGGGCAGGAAGGGTCACAGGTTGCGACGAGCTACGCGCTTGATGCGGGTGATTGGCTGTTTCCGACCTACCGCGAGCACGCCGCGAAGTACGTTCACGGTATCGATCTCGCGTCGGTGATCCGTTCGCTGTTGGGGTATGAGTATGCCGTACCCGAAGATGTGAACGTCATGCCTGAGTACATCCCTATTGCAACGCAAATTCCCCACGCAGTCGGTGTCGCGTGGGGCTGTACGCTTCAAAACAACCACGACACCGCTGTGTTGTGTCACCTCGGGGACGGAGCAACCAGCGAAGGAGATTTCCACGAAGGGTTGAACTTCGCCGGTGTGTTCGACGTTCCTGTCGTTTTCGTTTGTAACAACAATCAGTGGGCGATATCGGTTCCGCGTGAACGCCAAACTGCCAGCGAGACGCTCGCAGTGAAGGCCCGTGCTTATGGATTCGACGGCGTTCGGGTCGATGGACTGGATCCACTCGCCGTGTACATGGTTACGCAGAACGCGCTCGAAAAAGCAAAAAATCCCCGAACGGACGAACGCCGCCCGACGCTCATCGAGTCGGTTCAGTATCGATACGGTGCCCACACGACCGCTGACGATCCCAGCGTTTACCGGGAGGAGACTGCCGTCGAAAAGTGGAAAGAACGCGATCCACTCGACCGCCTCGAAACGCACCTATATCGAACGGGGATCCTCGACATGGACCGCCAAGCCACGATCGACGACCGGATCGAATCACAGGTGCAAACCGCTATCGACACGGCGCGATCGGTGTCGGTCGATCCCGGACGGATGATCGACCACACGTACGAGTCACTACCGGACAGACTTCGGAAACAACGAGAGGAACTCTCTGCGTTCGTGGACCACGATACGTCCATCACGGACGGAGCCTGA
- a CDS encoding HD domain-containing protein has protein sequence MSESNDPAYETQVRTAFPELERVEDDQLREQISEAWVLGLERGGWRDIADIPYAWNIHEVNTVEHVRGVTEIALESMAVQRARHGATPDSDVVVGACLLHDVGKCYEYTEYVDSSLLESPDRHRYADGVIPHSISGYALAHEVGCPLSVQRAIPHYHGEIPARTLEAELVKSANAASSNAITQATMGITLQEWIEEHSQTQ, from the coding sequence ATGTCCGAGTCCAACGATCCAGCGTACGAGACACAGGTCCGAACCGCATTTCCAGAACTCGAACGGGTTGAGGACGACCAGCTCCGTGAACAGATCTCCGAGGCATGGGTGCTCGGATTGGAGCGGGGGGGGTGGCGCGACATCGCAGACATCCCCTACGCGTGGAACATCCACGAGGTGAACACCGTCGAACACGTACGTGGGGTAACTGAAATCGCGCTCGAATCGATGGCAGTTCAGCGTGCCCGTCACGGTGCTACACCGGATTCGGACGTGGTCGTTGGGGCTTGTCTGTTACACGATGTCGGAAAGTGTTACGAGTACACTGAGTACGTGGACTCGTCACTCCTCGAGTCCCCCGATCGCCACCGGTATGCCGACGGTGTGATTCCACACTCCATCTCGGGGTACGCGCTCGCTCACGAGGTCGGCTGTCCGCTTTCGGTGCAGCGAGCGATCCCTCATTATCACGGCGAGATCCCTGCGCGAACGCTCGAAGCCGAACTCGTCAAAAGCGCGAATGCAGCGTCATCGAACGCTATCACACAGGCAACGATGGGTATCACTCTCCAGGAGTGGATCGAGGAACATAGCCAAACGCAGTGA
- a CDS encoding EthD domain-containing protein, protein MYKHVALLVRKAGLSHDAFLDHWRETHTPIARDIEGVVRYHQVLPVDRAATEFDGIAELYFEELDALYDALGSEGSRDYDPSRRVAAQARADVDSFLDVEQRPRLIGEETVELDAVDGDTEGLYKHSAFLVRKDGMSYDAFLDHWVNEHVPLAREIPGVVRYTRVTPTDPEHAEFDGIAELYFEELDALRAGLGHESSRDYDPNHPKASAPREDVDNFLSIEDRPRFVGQERLIKDETE, encoded by the coding sequence ATGTACAAACACGTAGCCCTTCTCGTCCGCAAGGCGGGGCTGAGTCACGATGCGTTTCTCGATCACTGGCGCGAGACCCACACGCCGATCGCCCGCGACATCGAGGGGGTCGTGCGCTACCATCAGGTTCTTCCGGTGGATCGGGCAGCAACCGAGTTCGATGGGATCGCAGAGCTATACTTCGAAGAGTTAGATGCACTGTACGACGCGCTCGGAAGCGAAGGGTCACGAGATTACGATCCGTCACGCCGCGTTGCGGCGCAGGCCCGAGCGGATGTGGACAGTTTTCTCGACGTGGAACAGCGTCCCCGGTTGATCGGCGAAGAGACTGTCGAGTTAGATGCGGTCGATGGTGATACCGAGGGCCTGTACAAACACTCGGCGTTTCTCGTCCGTAAGGACGGAATGAGCTACGATGCGTTTCTCGATCACTGGGTGAACGAACATGTGCCGCTCGCTCGTGAGATTCCCGGTGTGGTCCGGTACACTCGCGTCACCCCGACCGATCCCGAACACGCGGAGTTCGATGGAATTGCAGAGCTGTATTTCGAAGAATTGGACGCCCTCCGGGCCGGATTGGGACACGAATCGTCCCGCGACTACGACCCGAACCATCCGAAAGCGTCCGCTCCCCGCGAAGACGTAGACAACTTCCTCTCGATCGAGGATCGACCTCGCTTTGTCGGTCAGGAACGACTCATCAAAGACGAAACCGAATAG
- a CDS encoding S8 family peptidase — protein sequence MREDHSVNRRRFLQLLGMSGLAGATGVSVATPSREPGPKTDELLVGVSATASSPRASVESHLPSQANVVHENDTLGYVAVELPDQANDQAYESLKQAVENRGAVKYVEPNTTHRAFYTPNDPQYGDQYADQMVNAPTAWEDTLGDSGVTIAVVDQGIKYDHPDLSGNMASDPGQDFVDGDGDPYPDNLSEEIHGTHVAGIAAAGVDNGTGVSGIGNSTIISGRALSEDGTGSTSDIADAVEWAADQGADVINLSLGGGGYNQTMKNAVSYATDNGALIVAAAGNSGSQGVSYPAAYSECVAISALDSDGSLASYSQYGTDIELAAPGTDVLSAWTDDGYNRISGTSMATPVVAGIAGLTLAKWDLTNSELRSHLKNTAVDVDLSSDKQGSGRADAGNAVTTEPGDGGGGGGGDDSITDSVTSSLSGYWDSECHSWNWEFSDPTQIVVELDGPSSADFDLFVNEGTGSCPSRSNYTHNAWSTNSQESITIENPDTSAALYMLVDSYSGSGEYTLTVTESA from the coding sequence ATGCGAGAAGATCACTCTGTAAATAGGCGACGATTCCTGCAATTGCTGGGAATGTCCGGTCTTGCAGGCGCGACAGGGGTCTCAGTTGCAACCCCGAGTCGAGAGCCAGGACCGAAGACCGATGAACTGCTGGTCGGTGTGAGCGCGACGGCGAGTAGTCCGCGTGCGTCAGTCGAGTCGCATCTTCCAAGCCAAGCGAACGTCGTTCACGAGAACGATACCTTGGGATACGTCGCTGTCGAACTTCCCGATCAAGCTAACGATCAGGCCTACGAATCTCTGAAACAAGCCGTAGAGAACCGGGGCGCAGTGAAGTACGTCGAGCCGAATACGACCCACCGAGCGTTTTACACGCCGAACGATCCTCAGTACGGTGATCAGTACGCCGATCAGATGGTGAACGCCCCTACCGCGTGGGAAGACACGCTAGGGGATTCGGGTGTGACGATCGCCGTTGTCGACCAAGGGATAAAGTACGACCATCCGGACTTGTCGGGGAACATGGCTAGTGATCCAGGACAGGATTTCGTCGACGGCGACGGGGATCCGTATCCGGACAATCTATCCGAAGAGATCCACGGAACACATGTCGCCGGGATCGCAGCCGCTGGCGTCGACAACGGTACAGGGGTGTCGGGAATCGGAAATTCGACGATCATTTCCGGGCGCGCACTGAGTGAAGACGGGACGGGTTCGACCAGTGACATCGCTGACGCCGTCGAGTGGGCTGCCGATCAGGGGGCAGACGTAATCAATCTCTCACTCGGTGGGGGTGGTTATAACCAGACGATGAAAAACGCCGTTTCGTATGCCACCGACAACGGGGCACTCATCGTCGCGGCTGCGGGGAACTCTGGGAGTCAAGGCGTCTCCTACCCGGCAGCGTACAGCGAATGTGTGGCGATCTCGGCACTCGATTCCGACGGTTCACTCGCATCGTATTCCCAATATGGGACTGACATCGAGCTTGCTGCGCCGGGGACGGACGTTCTCTCGGCGTGGACCGACGACGGCTACAACAGGATCTCCGGTACGTCGATGGCGACGCCGGTAGTTGCGGGAATCGCAGGACTCACCCTCGCCAAATGGGATCTCACCAATAGCGAACTCCGAAGTCATCTCAAGAACACCGCTGTCGACGTCGATCTTTCCAGCGACAAACAGGGGAGCGGCCGCGCCGACGCTGGCAACGCGGTCACTACCGAGCCAGGAGATGGAGGAGGCGGTGGTGGAGGCGACGACTCTATCACGGACAGCGTTACGAGTTCACTGTCCGGATATTGGGACAGCGAATGTCACTCCTGGAACTGGGAGTTCAGCGATCCGACACAGATCGTCGTTGAACTCGACGGTCCGTCGAGTGCGGACTTCGATCTCTTCGTCAACGAAGGCACGGGAAGCTGTCCATCCAGATCCAACTACACACACAACGCTTGGTCAACCAACAGCCAGGAGTCGATCACGATAGAGAATCCCGATACGTCAGCTGCTCTGTACATGCTCGTCGATTCCTACAGCGGCAGCGGAGAGTACACACTCACCGTTACCGAATCTGCGTAG
- a CDS encoding IclR family transcriptional regulator codes for MSNTDGPNRAVTTTETSFRILERLEQSDGLTLGELAEELAIARSTIHRHLLTLESNDFVVRDNGTFHIGLRFLEFGISARDGVPFFDVAREPVDRLAANTGEKVWLAAKEGDFSVHLYKAFGDNPLKTSARIGQRRYLHQLAAGKAILAALPVGERKEIIERRGLPEQTSNTITDPDELLDELATIEERGYAFNLGESIEGLNAVGAAICDSNEDPIGSISISGPANRVKGDLLRTRLPDQLLATIDEIHIHLRYSSNG; via the coding sequence ATGTCGAACACCGACGGTCCGAATCGCGCGGTTACGACGACTGAGACGTCGTTTCGGATTCTCGAACGACTCGAACAGAGTGATGGGCTTACACTCGGGGAGTTGGCGGAGGAGTTAGCCATCGCTCGGAGCACGATTCATCGACACCTTCTCACACTCGAATCCAATGATTTTGTTGTCCGAGATAACGGGACGTTCCACATCGGACTTCGATTTCTTGAGTTCGGCATCAGTGCTCGGGACGGCGTTCCGTTTTTCGATGTCGCCCGCGAACCTGTTGATCGGCTGGCGGCAAACACCGGTGAGAAAGTCTGGTTGGCCGCAAAAGAGGGGGATTTCAGCGTTCATCTGTACAAAGCGTTCGGTGACAATCCACTCAAAACATCGGCGCGGATCGGACAGCGTCGCTATCTGCATCAACTCGCAGCTGGCAAGGCAATCCTCGCGGCACTTCCTGTCGGGGAACGCAAGGAGATCATCGAACGAAGGGGGCTTCCCGAACAGACATCGAACACGATCACCGATCCGGATGAGTTACTCGATGAGTTGGCGACGATCGAAGAGCGCGGTTATGCTTTCAACCTCGGTGAATCGATCGAGGGACTGAATGCGGTGGGTGCAGCGATCTGTGATTCGAATGAGGATCCGATCGGGAGTATCAGCATCTCAGGCCCAGCGAATCGGGTCAAAGGAGACCTCCTTCGCACTCGGCTTCCGGATCAGCTGCTCGCTACGATCGACGAGATCCACATTCACCTTCGATACTCTTCGAACGGATAG